GCTTGTTCGGTTCCCAGCGCATCGTTGCAGCGATCGATGCGCGATACAACCCGGAGATGCAGGATTGGGAAGTTTACACCCACGGAGGGAAGACCGCCAGCGGCATGAAGGTGTTGGACTGGGCGAAGAAGGTGGAAGAACTCGGAGCGGGGGAGATCCTGTTGACGAGCATGGATGCCGACGGAACGAAGGACGGCTTCGATCTAGCGTTGACCCGGGCGGTAAGCGAGTATGTATCGATTCCCGTCATCGCTTCAGGCGGCGCGGGTTCCATCGAAGACTTCTATAAGGTGTTCACCGAAGGCAAGGCGGCCGCGGGCTTAGCGGCTTCGATCTTCCATTATCAAGAGGTAAGGATTCCTGAATTGAAGCAGGCACTGCGGGCTAAAGGAGTGGATGTGCGGTGACAGCCGTGGACATCGAGGCATTGCGTTGGAATGAACAGGGGCTGATCCCGGCGATCGTCCAGGATGCCGTGAGCAAAGAGGTTCTGACCCTTGCCTATATGAACCGTGAATCGCTGCAGCGTTCGCTGGAGGAAGGCGAAACCTGGTTCTGGAGCCGTTCGCGCGGCGAATTATGGCACAAAGGAGCGACTTCCGGCAATAAGCAGCTCATCCGC
This sequence is a window from Insulibacter thermoxylanivorax. Protein-coding genes within it:
- the hisF gene encoding imidazole glycerol phosphate synthase subunit HisF, whose protein sequence is MAAKRIIPCLDVKDGRVVKGVNFEHLRDAGDPVELAALYDQEGADELVLLDISATVEGRATMIEVVRQTAAVIKIPFTVGGGISKAEDIERLLSAGADKIGVNTAAVKNPQLISEGARLFGSQRIVAAIDARYNPEMQDWEVYTHGGKTASGMKVLDWAKKVEELGAGEILLTSMDADGTKDGFDLALTRAVSEYVSIPVIASGGAGSIEDFYKVFTEGKAAAGLAASIFHYQEVRIPELKQALRAKGVDVR